TATGCATCCTGTTTGAATTTCCCCTGTTTATACAGACACCAGTCACATTGAATCAGAAGCACAATTTATTCCAATATGACCTTATCTTACCATCTTGCATTTAAGTGACCCTATTTGAATATGAGTTCTTGGGGACACAATTCGACCCATAACCTTGGAATATCTCGTAGTGTATCCATGCCCATTGATAAACACAAATGAGTAACAAAAGCAACCACAGTTGGACAATGGTGTAGTAAGTAACTAGAGGGTAAGACCCATCAGGCAGGAAGTTCTGAGCTACTTCATCAGGCAATTATCTAAACTAACAGGAGTGCTGGCCAGTGATGAAGGGAGTATAGAACTGGCGGAAACTGATGGAGATTATGAATCTCAGAAGCACCCTATTACAGCAGtagtttcttttcccttccctcccttcccttcccttcccttccttcccttcccttcctttcccctcccctccccacccctcccctcccctttctttctttctttccttttccttccttccttccccttccttccttccttccttccttcattccttccttccttttcactctctttccttctgtctcttgctctctttcttcctccgttcctttcttcctgtctgtgTATATTGTCTTCTTCCCATATCTTTCCTagttttttcctcctctctcaccttctgttcctcctcttcctcctcctcctttttctcctagAGTTCATGGCTGTCCATTACATTTAAGAAGGAAAGATTGGACTTGAATGGAGCAAATGTTACTGTAGACAGGTCTTCATTACCATACCTGTATATCATGGAACTTAGGGTGCTCATACCAATTTCCATCTGCCTGAATCTGCATCTCTGTGCCTTAGGGCTCTTGTATTGCAACTACAGAAAGTCATGTCACCTGTGCACACTACAGGGAGAAAAATATTCaactgaaaattctaaagagTGGATTTATACAGACTCTAGCTTCTTCACTGCTGAAGTTTGAGAATTCAAAGTTGTGTGTTTTTCATCATTTCTGAAAAATTTCCCTTTAGCTTAAGCTTCAGTTGATCTCTGTGATACTGGCTTAATAGTATACCCTTTTCTGTATCACTGCCACAATCCCTTCTGGCCTGTTCTGCCCTTCCTAATACACTGTATTCATTGGAATCTTTTTCTCAGAGTATCTTCTGGGAAAAACCAAACTATGACATTACATctctcagcctcaatttcctcatctctacaatTAGAACACTAATGCCTACTTTGAAAGTTTTTTCAATAATTAATGATAATGTACATAAAAGATTTACACAATATCCATCAAATGATAGGCAACTGAaaacatattatttcttttctctccagaAATTCCTAAACTAATTTTAATGTTGATgataagaatatatttataataattaactagatcaactttttttcttttactttaagttccaggacacatgtgcagaatgtgcaggtttgttgagtaggtatacatgtgccatgattgtttgctgcacctatcaacctgtcctCTAGGtcttaagccctgcatgcattaggtatttgtcctaatgctctccctccccttgcccccgacccccccaacaggccctggtgtgtgatgttcccctccctgtgtctgtgtgttctggttgatcaactcccacttatgagtgagatcatgtggtgtttggttttctgctcctgtgttactttgctgagaatgatggcttccagcttcttccatgtccctgcaaaggatatgaactcattgttttttatggctgcataggattccatggtttatatgtgccacattttctttatccagtctatcactgatgggcatttgggttggttccaagtctttgctattgtaaatactgctgcaataaacatatatgtgcatgtgtttttatagtagaatcatttatattcctttgagtatatacccggtaataggattgctgagtcaaatggtttttctggttctagatccttgaggaattgccacactgtcttacacagtggttgaactaattcactatcccaccaacagtgtaaaagcattcctatttctccacagcctctccagcatctattgtttcctgactttttaataatcaccattatgactggcatgagatggtatctcaatgtggttttgatttgcatttctctaatgatcaatgatgatgagctttttttcatatgtttgttggccacataaaagtcttcttttgagaagtgtctgttcatatcctttgcccactttttgatgaggttgtttgtttttcttgtaaacttgtttaagttccttgtagattctggattttagacctttgtcagatgggtagattgcaaaaattctcacccattctgtaggttgtgtgttctctctgatgatagtttattttgctgtgcaggagctatttagtttaattagatcccatttgtcaattttggcttttgttgtgatagtttttggcatttttgtcatgaagtctttgcccatgtctatgtcctgaaagttattgcctaggttttcttctagggtttttatgattttgggtttcacatttaagtctttaatccatcttgagttaacttttgtataaggtgtaatgaaggggtccactttcagttttctgcatgtggctagccagttttcccagccccatttattaaatagggaatcttttccccattgcttgtttttgtcaggtttgtcaaagatcagatggttgtagatgtgtggtgttatttctgaggtctcagttctgttccattggtctatatatctgttttgataccagtaccatgctgttgtggttacagttgccttgtagtatagtttgaagtcaggtagcgtgatgcctccagctttgttcttttgtttgggATTGTTTTGGtgatacgggctcttttttggttccatatgaaatttaaagtagtttttttttaaattttgtgaagaaagtcaagggtagcttgatgggaatagcatttaatctataaattacttcgggcagcatggccgttttcatgatattgattctttctatccatgatcATGTAAtgattttcaatttgtttgtgtcccctcttatttccttgagcagtggtttgtagtttcccttgaagaggtccttcacatcccttgtaagttgtattcctaggtattttattctctttgttgcaattgtgaatgggagttcactcatgatttggctctctgcttgtctattatcggtgtataagaatgcttgtgatttttgtcattgattttgtatcttgagactttgttaaagttgcttatcagcttaaggagtttttagGATGAGACactgaggttttctaaatatagaatcacgtcatctgcaaacaaagacaatttgacttcctctcttcctatctgaatgcctttatttctttcttttgcctgattgtcctggccagaacttccaatactatgttgaataggagtggtgagagagggcgttcttgtcttgtgccattttcaaagggaatgcttccagcttttgcccattcagtataatattggctatgggtttgtcaaaaatagctcttattattttgagatatgttccatcaatacctagtttattgagagtttttaagatgaaggatgttgaattttatcgaaggccttttctgcatctattgagataatcatgtggtttttatcattggttctgtttatgtgatggattatgtttattgatttgcatatgttgaaccagccttgcatcccagggatgaagcaatttgatcatggtggataagctttttgatgtgctgctagatttggtttttACTaactttactgaggtataattgaataaaaattgtatatatttaaggtataaaaagtgatgttttgatatatatatttatagtgagATATTCATCACAGTGAAGCTAATTCACATATTCATTAGCTCACATACTTGCCATTTcaggtataaaataaaatatttttacctacAGCCACACTACTGTACACTAGGTCTGCAGAGCTTATTTACCTTGCATACCTGATCTTGGCCAAAGTGAATGTTTTAGGTCTTCATCTCCTTTACCCTGTCACCCCAGAAGAATCACAGTCAATGGATTTTGTCTCTTAGCCAAGTCTCCAAAGCACTCTAGGTACACAGTCTCAGAAGTTGGGATCCGTCCTGGAAGTCTACATCGTTAGCTCATCAGAGGTATTTCTAGCACTCCCATGCTGGTAGGAGGTCCCACAAAGGTAATCCAGGTCCCagacttttctatttctctcagaGCCAGTATAAATCAGTCCTTCCATTAGTGAATGCTTGGGTTGCATCATCAGTTCAGGGCCAAAAGCACCAGCCATCTGCCTATCATGACTTCTATGAATGTACACATTTTTCTACTTTCAGTCCGTCTTACATTCTTCTGATTTCCCTGaaaacacaaatgtttatttcctttagATGCTTAATTTTGGCCTCATAAAGCATAGAAGATTGTTTTAACCCATTAGATAACTCAGAGATTATGGATTATGCAAAGTCATATGTGCCTGTTGCATAGTGTCTCAATCCTAAACTTTGTCCTTACTTAATTTTCCTGATAACATTTTTatcaggaagtcaaattgtctaaATGTTGCATAAGGTATGGTCTGTATTTTACATGGAATTACTTAATTCCATTTTGCTCTTTCAATGAAATTTCAGCAGGAGGCCAGATATGAATTTGATTTATTTGATACGAAGGAATTAGTCTCTTCAAATGAGGATATGATGCATTCTGAAAAGTTTTTGATGTGTCCTCTTGAAAACCAGAACAAGGCAAACATGCCatatctcaccactcctattcaaaatagtaatgaaagtcctagccagagaaatatggcaagagaaataaagtaaAGGTATCTAGATAGGAAAAGTGGAAGTTAAACTATCTCTGTGTGTGAAGAAGATTTTACACCcagaaaacctcattgtctctACCCAAAAACTCCTTGATCTGattagcaacttcagcaaagtttcaggatacaaaattattgtacaaaaatcagtagcattcctatacaccaacaacatccaagttgagagccaaatcaaTAATGTAATCcttttcacaatagccacaaaaaacaacaaaatacctaggaatacagccaaccagggaggtgaaagatctctgcaacaAGAAttgcaaaacactgctcaaagaaattaaagatgacacaaacaaattgaaacatattttatgctcatgggtagaaagaatcaatattgttaaaatggccatactccctaaagcaatttacagattcagtatcactcctatcaaactaccaatgacagccttcacagaatgagaaaaaaaatgttttacaattcatatggaaccaaaaaagagcctgaatggccaaggcaatcctaagcaaaaataacaaagctgaagacatcacattatctgacttcaaactacattaCAGGCTGCAATAACCAAAAccgcatggtactggtacaaaaacagacacacagaccaatggaacagaatacagagcccagaaataatgttgcACACCTACAACATGTGATCTTCAGCAAAGTTGATGAAAATAGGCAGTGGGGAAAAGACTCctgatttaataaatggtgctgagataactggctagtcatttgcagaagattgaaactggaccccttccttacatggtatacaaaaatcaactcaagatggatcaaaaacttacatgtaaaacctaaGGCTATAAAAACGCTGgcagacaacctaggcaataccattctaaACATAGGACCAGGCAAGGATTTTATGATGAAGTCACCAAAAGTaattgtaaaaagagaaaaaattgacaaatgggacctaattaaacttaagagcttctgcacagcaaaagaaactatcaacagagtaaacagacaacctacagaatgggagagaatatttgcaagctatctatccaacaaaggtctaatatccagaatctgtaaggaagttaaacaaatttacaagcaaaaaccaaacaatctCATTAGAAAGTGgtcaaaggacacgaacagacacttttcaaaagaagacattcaagcGGCcaaaaaggatatgaacaaatgatcaacatcactgatgattagagaaatgcaagttaaaaccacaatgagatgccctCTGACACAAGTCAGAATAGCTCTtattaaagtcaaaaaataaaagatgctggcaagtttttgtagaaaaagaaacacttatacactgttggtggaattgCACATTAGTTtaaccattatggaaagcagttttgggatctctcaaagaacttagaattaatatttgacccagcaattcaattattgggtatatacccaaatgcatataaattgttctaccataaagacacatgcatgcgtatgttcattgcagcactactcacaatagcaaagacatagagtcAACTTAAAATGTACATCAaaagtagactggataaagaaaatgtgtttcatatacaccatggaatactatacagaaaaaaaaggaaaaaaagaacaagatgatgtcctttgcagcaacacagatggagccggaggccattatcccaagggaactaacacaggaacagaaaaccaaataacacatgttctcacataaGAGTGGGGGCCAAACATTGAATacatatgaacacaaagaagggaacaacagacactggaacTTACCTGTGGGTGGACTGTGGGAGGAGAATGAGAATCAAAAAACTGCCTATCAGgtattatgcttattacctgggtgaagaactaatctgtacaccaaaccctgcaacacacaatttaactataaaataacccggcacacgtacccctgaaccttaaaaaaaggttaaaaaatttctttgatgCACGTGAATTGAATGATTGGCTGGTATAGGCCAATAGGATCCCTGCATTCATGACAGCTGCTAAATGCAGACCCTGCTGCTGTATCATGTAGCTGTTGCTCACTGACGGCTGGGCAATTAATTTGGGAAGACTTTTGTGAACTGAAATGTTATCTCTTGCCAAATACTAGAGATTATTATTTCCATTGTTAAATAAACTCAAGTGCATAACTTGCTAGTGCTGAATCCCAATGTCATtactactttattgagagttaaATGTAAGTGTCTTTGGACAGAAAGAGAAGACGCAACCTTGCATCAGAGTCTGTCCACTATTAGCTACATAACATCACACATTAAAACTTTCCCAGTTGGAAAATGGAGGCAATAATACATGACTGTCTGTTTTGAGAATCAAATTGGGTAATACATATGGTATGTGATATATGTGTAAATCCCATATCAggaatgttttcaaataaaacaaatcacCATATGGTATGAATAATAgttccaaatttatttattaagaaatatatatgtaagatCCCTGGTTATAGGGAGATAACCCAAAGTGATCATTAAAAGAAGGAAGCAGGATACAAGAATCATGAgtatattgaaaagaaaacatagttGTGAAGATTCTTAATCATTTGCAGCAACTTAAGTTTCTTAAGTGAAGAGAATGAAGCTCTTGACTTTTGAGTCAAAGCTGAGACCATGACTCAAAATTGAGAACACATGAAGCTGGCACATGATTCACAAGgtataagaaaaagagaatcagGATGAAGTATTCTGCCCTCCCTCAAGCTGATTCACAAGATTTTAAATATGCAGAGAATTCATAAAAATTTGGGTGAGAACATGGTTGCTGTCAGCAGTAAGGTAAATTAGTCCTCCAAAAGATAAGTCAGTTGAGCAGAAGGTTGTTGTGTGAAGATGGTTGTTCTCTTGGGACTTGATCAGCAGCAAGAAGGCTGGCAGCAGCTGGACACACAGGTGGGCTGGAAGCAAGTGGTCCTGCAGCAGGTGGTCTCACAGCAGGCGGGGCGGCAGCAGGGCTGGCAGCAGCTGGATCCACAGCTCTGGTTGAGGCAACCAGGCAGGCAGACAGTCGTCGGGTAGTAGCAGGTTCTTCTGCAGTACACAGGTGCACAGGAGCTGCTCTGGCCACAGCTGGACCCACAGCTGGTTTGGCCACAGCAGCTGGACCCACAGCAGATGGGCTGGCAGCAGGTTGTGCTGCAGCAGGAAGGCTGGCAGCAGCTGGTCAGACAGGTGGGCTGGCAGCAGGTGGTCCTGCAGCAGGTGTTTTGACAGCAAGCtgggcggcagcaaggctggcaGCAGCTAGACACACAGCAGGAGGGCTGGCAGCAGGGTGTGCTGCTGCAGGTGGTCACAGTGGTGGGCTTCCAGCAGGTGGTCCTGCAGCAGGTAGGCTGACAGCAAGGGGAGCAACAGTGGGTCATGGTGTCAGGGGTGGAGGGTGGGTTTCTGTTCAGAGGTGAGTTTCCCAGAATCTGATGACCCCTTGCAATCTGGACCTTTTATACACCTGGCTTCCAAAGTTTCCACCAATCAGCAGGACTTTTCCTTGTTGCTGtttacactgttttccacagtccCTTTGGGATTGTCAAAGGGGAAATTGTTTCTGAAAACTTATGAATCTTTTGAAAGTAAGGGTTTAATCTGTTTCTTAATTGTGAATTACTCATAGAAACTTCCTTTCAGATAAAAGGAAGCCCATCTCATCATCAGCATCATTCCTGCTCTGACCATCATCTAGTCATGTGATAGTTCTTGGTGATCTGGGAAGCTCAGGAAATTCTCTCTGCCCAGCCTCACAGTTGGCTGTATGTAGACTGGGAAGTGTCTGTGGGGAGAAGCATGATGCTGATATATTTACGGTGACAAAATGAATCCATGCCTGGGCCCAAGACAATTCACCCACCAAATTCTGACTCAAGACTAACAGGCATCTCTGTGCAATCCTCACCACCTGTGTCTTTCAGTTATTTGAACGTCACTTGGGAAGAGGGTGTCTGTCACAGTGTGTTCCATGTGGCAGAGCCGATCGAGAGCAGGTGGATGCAGAGAAATCCACTGGGATTTAGACAGCATCAAGCAATCTACGCCCAGGGGTGAGCATTCATTCTCACTTGTCTGCGAGTGTGGGGATTACCGGGATGAGAATGTAGAACTTTCTATGACATAACTGCTTGAGATTCAGGCCAACGTGCATAAGCTGTGGCTCTAGCCATAACCCTGGTTACTAGCACAGTCAGtat
The genomic region above belongs to Homo sapiens chromosome 17 genomic scaffold, GRCh38.p14 alternate locus group ALT_REF_LOCI_2 HSCHR17_6_CTG4 and contains:
- the KRTAP9-9 gene encoding keratin-associated protein 9-9 isoform KRTAP9.5 (isoform KRTAP9.5 is encoded by transcript variant KRTAP9.5) — encoded protein: MTHCCSPCCQPTCCRTTCWKPTTVTTCSSTPCCQPSCCVSSCCQPCCRPACCQNTCCRTTCCQPTCLTSCCQPSCCSTTCCQPICCGSSCCGQTSCGSSCGQSSSCAPVYCRRTCYYPTTVCLPGCLNQSCGSSCCQPCCRPACCETTCCRTTCFQPTCVSSCCQPSCC